The Desulfohalovibrio reitneri genome contains a region encoding:
- a CDS encoding glycosyltransferase family 9 protein: MQRVLIIQLARFGDLVQCKRLYLTLAARAEVHILVDRSLAELARLIYPKACIQAIRAHGTNAGGGGPGFTAMENLPVLRELSQLDFSEVYNLNYSGLNFSLARMFPEKRVRGYRNRSGQRDKDRLLELAFRWTRRRGPSAVNLIDLWAHLAKEPVAPESVNPRAEPGGGGVGVVLAGRNQRRSLPPEILARSSAALWQARGRGELFLLGTASEARAGTELRSLLPPNVREKCHNMAGRTDWAGLFDILSGLDALLTPDTGTMHLAAHLGVPVEAVFLSSAWAWETGPYGTGHRVWQAGTECAPCLENAPCHEGVRCLEPFASHDFLKALSGRSQEVRGVSILASSLDRLGADYEPMAGEALWAKERAAFRRFLSFHLGVAPTPAPEVAQRFYMERDWMALPPQFSEERL; encoded by the coding sequence GTGCAGCGCGTTCTCATCATCCAGCTCGCCCGCTTCGGCGACCTCGTCCAGTGCAAGAGGCTGTACCTCACCCTGGCCGCCCGCGCGGAGGTCCACATTCTGGTGGACCGATCGCTGGCGGAACTGGCACGGCTCATCTATCCCAAAGCTTGTATCCAGGCAATACGCGCCCACGGCACGAACGCCGGAGGAGGCGGCCCGGGCTTCACAGCCATGGAAAATCTGCCCGTTTTGCGCGAGTTGTCCCAACTGGATTTCAGCGAGGTTTACAACCTCAATTATTCCGGGCTCAATTTCTCCCTGGCCAGGATGTTCCCCGAAAAGAGGGTGCGCGGGTACCGCAACCGTTCCGGACAGCGCGACAAGGACCGGCTGTTGGAATTGGCATTTCGCTGGACCCGCCGCCGGGGACCTTCGGCGGTCAATCTCATCGATCTCTGGGCGCATCTGGCCAAGGAGCCGGTCGCGCCCGAATCGGTCAACCCGCGCGCGGAACCCGGTGGCGGCGGCGTTGGGGTGGTGTTGGCCGGGCGCAACCAACGGCGCTCCCTCCCACCGGAAATTCTGGCCCGATCCTCGGCGGCGTTGTGGCAGGCCAGAGGCAGGGGGGAACTCTTCCTGTTGGGAACGGCCTCCGAAGCGCGCGCCGGGACTGAATTGCGATCCCTTTTGCCACCGAACGTCAGGGAAAAATGCCATAACATGGCCGGACGGACCGACTGGGCCGGGCTTTTTGACATCCTGAGCGGGCTGGACGCCTTGCTCACCCCGGACACAGGGACCATGCACCTGGCCGCGCATCTCGGCGTGCCTGTTGAGGCCGTTTTCCTGTCATCGGCCTGGGCATGGGAAACCGGTCCGTACGGAACTGGACACCGGGTCTGGCAGGCTGGGACCGAATGCGCTCCATGCCTTGAAAACGCCCCTTGTCACGAAGGGGTGCGTTGTCTTGAACCCTTCGCTTCCCATGACTTCCTCAAGGCGCTCAGCGGGCGTTCCCAGGAGGTGCGGGGGGTGTCGATTCTGGCCAGCAGCCTGGACCGGTTGGGCGCGGACTACGAGCCCATGGCCGGTGAAGCCCTTTGGGCCAAGGAACGTGCCGCTTTCCGGAGATTTCTTTCTTTTCACCTGGGAGTGGCCCCGACTCCGGCTCCGGAGGTGGCTCAGCGGTTCTACATGGAACGGGACTGGATGGCTCTGCCGCCCCAATTCAGCGAGGAGCGCCTGTGA
- the ccsA gene encoding cytochrome c biogenesis protein CcsA yields MDFSSFIHWLVLGLYAAATVCILAGTLHGRSSIKSLGAWLTAGGFVLHALHLVLLVVVGKAINAPFFFSLFSWSLLLVFALLWRKLRIGFLGMAATPLALLIYTASFAFTNLKVEVPKEYATAFWGLHIGSLYISMGLLAMAFGAGLAFIYMDSSIKRKQKMNGIRKEMPSLSTFDAVNRATAMIGFPLYTLGLFSGFVWSGLTRGMVFTGHPREVAALLSWLFFAFFFHQRLAQGLQGRRPARLAIWLFIFTMASMLAINLLWPTHHSLVQTQS; encoded by the coding sequence ATGGACTTTTCTAGCTTCATTCACTGGCTCGTCCTTGGGCTGTACGCCGCGGCCACGGTCTGCATCCTGGCGGGCACCCTGCACGGCCGATCCAGCATCAAGAGCCTCGGAGCCTGGCTGACTGCCGGCGGCTTTGTTCTGCATGCTCTGCACTTGGTATTGCTGGTCGTCGTGGGGAAGGCCATCAACGCCCCCTTCTTCTTTAGCCTCTTTTCCTGGTCGCTGCTGCTGGTTTTCGCCCTGCTTTGGAGGAAGCTGCGAATCGGCTTCCTGGGGATGGCGGCCACTCCGCTGGCCCTTCTGATTTACACGGCCTCCTTCGCCTTCACCAATCTCAAGGTCGAAGTACCCAAGGAATACGCCACGGCGTTCTGGGGCCTGCACATCGGTTCTCTGTATATTTCCATGGGTTTACTGGCCATGGCCTTTGGCGCCGGGCTGGCCTTCATCTACATGGATTCCTCCATCAAGCGGAAGCAAAAAATGAACGGCATCCGCAAGGAAATGCCGTCCTTGAGCACGTTCGACGCCGTGAACAGAGCCACGGCCATGATCGGCTTTCCCCTGTACACGCTAGGCTTGTTCAGCGGGTTCGTCTGGTCCGGCCTGACACGCGGCATGGTCTTCACGGGACATCCGCGCGAAGTGGCAGCCCTGCTCTCCTGGCTCTTCTTCGCCTTTTTCTTCCATCAGCGTCTGGCCCAAGGGCTGCAAGGCCGCCGCCCGGCTCGCCTGGCCATTTGGCTCTTCATTTTCACCATGGCCTCCATGCTGGCCATCAACCTGTTGTGGCCCACCCACCACAGCCTCGTACAGACTCAATCGTGA
- a CDS encoding precorrin-2 dehydrogenase/sirohydrochlorin ferrochelatase family protein, with the protein MGYYPVFLDLTGRTCLVVGAGSVGRRKIAGLVDREPTEVLVVDPAGPGGDMDELLSRPEVRFEKRPFRDEDLEGRFLVIASTDNEELNWRISDICRERGILCNIVDQPEKCSFIVPAIIRQGDLTLAVSTGGASPALAKKLKRELEEYIGPHYGSFLMLMARLRPLVIGLDKGTEHNTAVFKRLVASDLMEAVAARDEERARVILAENLPEELAEETAELTHGLF; encoded by the coding sequence ATGGGATACTACCCTGTTTTCTTGGACTTGACTGGCAGGACATGCCTCGTGGTCGGCGCGGGCAGCGTGGGACGGCGCAAAATCGCCGGTCTTGTCGACCGCGAGCCGACCGAGGTGCTGGTGGTCGATCCCGCCGGCCCCGGCGGGGACATGGACGAACTGCTCTCGCGGCCGGAAGTCCGCTTTGAAAAACGCCCCTTCCGGGACGAGGACCTCGAGGGCCGCTTTCTGGTCATCGCTTCCACGGACAACGAGGAACTGAACTGGCGCATTTCCGACATCTGCCGGGAGCGCGGCATCCTCTGCAACATCGTGGACCAGCCGGAAAAGTGCAGCTTCATCGTTCCGGCCATCATCCGCCAGGGCGACCTGACACTGGCCGTGTCCACAGGTGGAGCGAGCCCGGCGCTGGCCAAAAAACTCAAACGGGAGCTTGAGGAGTACATCGGCCCCCACTACGGCTCCTTCCTCATGCTCATGGCCCGGCTCCGTCCACTGGTCATCGGGCTGGACAAAGGCACGGAGCACAACACGGCAGTTTTCAAGCGGCTCGTCGCGTCCGACCTCATGGAAGCGGTTGCCGCCCGTGACGAGGAGCGCGCCAGGGTCATCCTGGCCGAAAACCTCCCCGAGGAACTGGCCGAGGAAACCGCTGAGTTGACCCATGGACTTTTCTAG
- the tilS gene encoding tRNA lysidine(34) synthetase TilS, whose translation MPPPRSLQDLPPKAAHYCLGVERFIRDELRADLSGARVLVAFSGGLDSTALLLSMRYLAGRLDLDLRAAHLDHGLRSESAAQAEACAAFCEKHSVSLYRHRLELDPTSKGLEERARSARYTFLEKVREETGASWILTAHQADDLVEDVLLRLVRGTGWPELGGMPGRDEKRRLLRPLLASPRRDLQVFLEQIDANWLEDTSNVSLEHRRNRFRHQVVPLLEKENPNLSEAVHRLWSLARWDEDFWREMGESAVPANNRDGSILLAAEELAAAPRALRLRRFKAALEALGPGQPLMRNLLNLDQAFLERRTGSTIQFPGGKIAEVKRHVVCFSRTPDSATYND comes from the coding sequence ATGCCCCCCCCGCGCTCCCTCCAGGACCTGCCGCCCAAGGCGGCGCATTACTGCCTGGGCGTGGAGCGCTTCATCAGGGACGAATTGCGAGCCGACCTCTCCGGGGCTCGCGTCCTGGTCGCCTTCTCCGGCGGCCTGGATTCAACCGCCCTGCTCCTGTCCATGCGTTATCTGGCCGGCAGGCTAGACCTTGATTTACGGGCGGCCCATCTGGACCACGGCTTGCGGTCGGAGTCAGCGGCCCAAGCGGAAGCCTGCGCCGCTTTCTGCGAGAAGCACAGCGTTTCGCTGTACAGACACCGCCTGGAACTCGATCCGACCTCGAAGGGCCTCGAGGAACGCGCTCGTTCAGCGCGGTACACCTTTCTCGAGAAAGTCCGGGAAGAAACCGGGGCCTCCTGGATTCTCACCGCCCACCAGGCCGACGACCTGGTTGAGGACGTGTTGCTGCGCCTGGTGCGCGGCACGGGATGGCCCGAGTTAGGCGGCATGCCCGGCCGCGACGAGAAGCGGCGCTTGCTTCGCCCTCTTCTGGCTTCCCCCAGGCGCGACCTTCAAGTCTTTCTTGAACAAATCGATGCGAATTGGCTTGAGGACACCTCGAACGTTAGTCTCGAACATCGTCGCAACCGGTTTCGCCATCAGGTAGTCCCACTCCTTGAGAAGGAAAATCCCAACCTTTCCGAAGCCGTGCACAGGCTGTGGAGCTTGGCGAGATGGGACGAGGACTTCTGGCGGGAAATGGGTGAGTCGGCTGTTCCCGCTAACAACCGTGACGGCTCAATCCTACTTGCCGCAGAGGAGTTGGCGGCCGCGCCGCGCGCCTTGCGGCTGCGGCGGTTCAAGGCGGCGCTGGAGGCTCTGGGACCCGGGCAGCCCCTGATGCGCAACCTCCTCAATCTCGACCAGGCTTTTCTGGAGCGTCGCACCGGCTCCACCATCCAGTTTCCCGGCGGTAAGATCGCCGAAGTCAAACGGCATGTCGTCTGCTTCAGCCGAACGCCGGATTCCGCTACGTACAATGACTGA
- the rpsT gene encoding 30S ribosomal protein S20: MANHKSAIKRHKQSLKRRARNRAMKTRIKNAVKQVETAVQQGDKDQASQALVQASSVLDRAGRRNIIHWRTAGRKVSRLTRKVNAI; the protein is encoded by the coding sequence GTGGCCAACCACAAGTCCGCCATCAAGCGCCACAAGCAGAGCCTCAAGCGCCGCGCCCGCAACCGGGCCATGAAGACCCGTATTAAGAACGCCGTGAAGCAGGTGGAAACCGCCGTGCAGCAGGGCGACAAGGATCAGGCCTCCCAGGCTCTTGTGCAGGCCAGTTCCGTGCTGGACCGGGCCGGCCGCCGGAACATCATCCACTGGCGCACCGCGGGGCGCAAGGTGTCCCGTCTGACCCGCAAGGTCAACGCGATCTAG
- the purU gene encoding formyltetrahydrofolate deformylase, producing MSQDTTARLCITCPDRPGIVAAVTGFLFSHGANITQLDQHSTDPEGGEFLMRLEFQTPKLDMELASLREAFQREVGERFEMRWRINQAAWRRRVMLFASGHDHCLLELLWRWASGELPCEVTGVCSNHPTLREPVERFGVPYHYVPVGDGGMPEAEERLLEHAAGCDMLVLARYMRILGRSFIERLGAPIINIHHSFLPAFAGADPYRQAFERGVKIIGATAHYVTEELDAGPIIHQDTAQVTHRHSVEDLKDVGRDLERQVLARSVRWHLEDRIIRHGNKTVVF from the coding sequence ATGAGCCAGGATACTACCGCCAGACTCTGCATCACCTGCCCCGACCGCCCAGGCATCGTGGCCGCCGTCACAGGTTTTCTTTTCAGCCACGGGGCCAACATCACCCAGCTGGACCAACATTCCACCGATCCGGAAGGTGGTGAGTTCCTCATGCGTCTGGAGTTCCAAACTCCGAAACTGGACATGGAACTGGCCAGCCTGCGTGAAGCTTTCCAGCGGGAAGTCGGAGAGCGCTTCGAGATGCGCTGGCGAATAAACCAGGCCGCCTGGCGCCGTCGGGTCATGTTGTTCGCCTCCGGCCATGACCACTGCCTGCTGGAACTGCTTTGGCGCTGGGCCAGCGGCGAGTTGCCATGCGAAGTGACCGGCGTCTGCTCCAACCACCCCACCCTGCGCGAGCCCGTGGAGCGCTTCGGCGTGCCTTACCATTATGTACCGGTGGGCGATGGCGGTATGCCCGAGGCGGAAGAACGTCTGCTCGAGCATGCCGCGGGCTGCGACATGCTGGTGCTGGCCCGCTACATGCGCATACTCGGCCGGAGCTTCATAGAGCGGCTGGGCGCGCCCATCATCAACATCCACCACTCCTTCCTACCCGCCTTCGCGGGAGCCGATCCGTACAGGCAGGCTTTCGAGCGCGGGGTGAAGATCATAGGCGCAACCGCCCACTACGTCACCGAGGAGCTGGATGCCGGACCAATCATCCACCAGGATACGGCCCAGGTGACGCATCGCCACTCGGTGGAGGACCTCAAGGACGTGGGCAGGGACCTGGAACGACAGGTGCTCGCCCGCTCCGTGCGCTGGCACCTGGAAGACCGCATCATCCGGCACGGCAACAAGACCGTGGTATTTTAG
- the trkA gene encoding Trk system potassium transporter TrkA, translated as MRIIIVGAGEVGFHIAQRLSSENKEVLVIDRDASALKRVSEQLDVQFIQGSGSSPKVLEEAGIKGADILLAVTDSDETNLIACFFANSLAPHLTKVARIRNEEYTDYQKALARDILNINMVINPEVETVRSVMHLINTPGVREVNEFAEGRIQLLGIQLDEKSPLAGTGLTDLRDFFGKVNVIIGAIVRDDRLIIPSGADTLKGGDLLYFVCDKNHRNEVLRRFGFPAKPLRAILIIGGGNIGLRLAQALDSKQYNVKLVESDPLRSQYLSAKLDRPVVLLGDGTDQELLEEENIKSMDLVIALTGDDETNVLSCLLSRSLGTRKTIARVNKFPYMPLVQAIGVEHIVSTRLSAINSILHSIRRGKVLSTVSIKGEEAEVMEAVALDKSNIVDRPIKDIDFPSGALILAVLRGEEVIIPTGDFVIHPEDRIIIISTRKNVTHVERQLMVKLEYI; from the coding sequence GTGCGCATCATCATTGTCGGCGCCGGCGAGGTGGGCTTCCACATCGCGCAGAGGCTCTCCAGCGAGAACAAGGAAGTCCTGGTCATCGACCGCGACGCGTCAGCCCTCAAACGCGTTAGCGAACAGCTGGACGTACAGTTCATCCAGGGCTCCGGCTCCAGCCCCAAGGTCCTGGAGGAGGCCGGCATCAAGGGAGCGGACATCCTCCTGGCCGTGACCGACTCCGATGAAACCAATCTTATCGCCTGCTTCTTTGCCAATTCCCTGGCCCCCCACCTGACCAAGGTGGCCCGCATACGCAACGAGGAATACACCGACTACCAGAAGGCCCTGGCCAGGGATATTCTCAACATCAACATGGTTATCAACCCCGAGGTGGAGACAGTCAGGAGCGTCATGCACCTGATCAACACCCCCGGGGTGCGCGAAGTGAACGAATTCGCCGAGGGGCGCATTCAGCTTCTCGGGATTCAACTTGACGAGAAATCCCCCCTGGCGGGCACCGGTCTGACCGATCTCCGCGACTTCTTCGGCAAGGTCAACGTCATCATCGGGGCCATCGTCCGCGACGACCGGCTCATCATCCCCTCGGGCGCGGACACCCTCAAGGGCGGTGACCTGCTCTATTTCGTCTGTGACAAGAACCACCGCAACGAGGTGTTGCGGCGTTTCGGCTTTCCCGCAAAGCCCCTGCGCGCCATCCTTATCATCGGGGGGGGCAACATCGGACTGCGGCTGGCCCAGGCCCTGGACAGCAAGCAGTACAACGTCAAGCTCGTAGAGTCCGACCCCCTGCGCAGCCAGTACCTCTCCGCCAAGCTGGACCGGCCGGTGGTGCTCCTGGGCGACGGAACCGACCAGGAGCTGCTGGAAGAGGAAAACATCAAGTCCATGGATCTGGTCATAGCCCTTACCGGTGACGACGAGACCAACGTACTGTCCTGCCTGCTCTCCCGCTCCTTGGGGACCCGCAAGACCATCGCCCGGGTAAACAAATTCCCCTACATGCCCCTGGTGCAGGCCATAGGCGTGGAGCATATTGTTTCCACCCGGCTGTCGGCCATCAACTCCATCCTGCACTCCATTCGCCGGGGCAAGGTGCTCTCAACCGTGTCCATTAAGGGCGAAGAGGCAGAGGTCATGGAGGCTGTGGCCTTGGACAAGTCGAACATTGTGGACCGTCCCATCAAAGACATCGACTTCCCAAGCGGCGCGCTGATCCTGGCCGTACTTCGTGGCGAGGAAGTCATTATTCCCACGGGCGACTTCGTCATCCACCCCGAGGACCGCATCATCATCATCTCCACGCGCAAAAACGTCACCCACGTTGAGCGGCAGCTCATGGTCAAGCTGGAGTACATCTAG
- a CDS encoding adenylate kinase, with amino-acid sequence MNILIFGPNGSGKGTQGSLVKQKYDLDHIESGAIFRKHIGGGTELGKQAKEYIDKGELVPDEITIPMVLDVLQNASPNGWLLDGFPRSIEQAKKLWEALQEKGEKLDFVIEILLPRQTAKNRIMGRRLCANDPNHPNNVYIPPIKPDGDVCRVCGGELTARSDDQDECAIDKRHDIYYDDKTGTLAGAYFFKDICAQGNCTYIELEGDRPIDEIKDQLLAQLD; translated from the coding sequence ATGAACATACTCATCTTCGGACCCAACGGCAGCGGCAAAGGCACCCAGGGCTCCCTGGTCAAGCAGAAATACGATCTGGACCACATCGAGTCCGGCGCCATCTTCCGCAAGCACATCGGAGGCGGCACCGAACTCGGCAAGCAGGCCAAGGAGTACATCGACAAGGGTGAACTGGTGCCCGATGAGATCACCATCCCCATGGTGCTCGACGTGCTGCAGAACGCCAGCCCCAACGGCTGGCTCCTGGACGGCTTCCCCCGCTCCATCGAGCAGGCCAAGAAGCTCTGGGAGGCCCTGCAGGAAAAGGGCGAGAAGCTTGACTTCGTCATCGAGATCCTCCTGCCCCGCCAGACCGCCAAGAACCGCATTATGGGCCGCCGCCTCTGCGCCAACGACCCCAACCACCCCAACAACGTCTATATTCCGCCCATCAAGCCGGACGGCGACGTGTGCCGGGTATGCGGCGGCGAACTGACCGCCCGCTCCGACGACCAGGACGAGTGCGCAATCGACAAGCGCCACGACATCTACTACGACGACAAAACCGGTACCCTGGCTGGCGCCTACTTCTTCAAGGATATCTGCGCCCAGGGCAACTGCACCTACATTGAGTTGGAAGGCGACAGGCCCATCGACGAGATCAAGGACCAGCTGCTCGCCCAGTTGGACTAG
- the hemA gene encoding glutamyl-tRNA reductase: MKQDIVLIGLNHKTAEVEVRERFALSGVQEIERRLVGGPVREALVLSTCNRVEILVVGEPDAEEKALATWAETCDASPDDLRSHVYIHRDLEAVSHVFSVAASLDSMVVGEPQILGQLKDSYRAAVETGSARVVINRLLHKSFFAAKRVRNETQVASSAVSISYAAVELAKKIFGELKGKRAMLIGAGEMAELAAQHMLRSGVEHITVVNRTLARAEELAARFQGAPAPIEDLYDMLPQADIVVTSTGSPTAVVTAKEMRPVLKKRRNSPMFFIDIAVPRDVDPDVNMLDNVYLYDIDDLKEVVEENMASRREEADRAREIIEQETTIFADWLRSLDLHPTIRDLMESGEDLALRELSKTLRRLGPKSEEEREALETLVLSVARKLYHEPVRFLKRRAMEEGAAERFIDLARRMFNLDDEEPPEDAHADRKRHGQDTGHTKSGNCE; the protein is encoded by the coding sequence GTGAAGCAGGATATCGTTCTCATCGGCCTCAACCACAAGACCGCGGAGGTGGAGGTACGGGAGCGCTTCGCCCTGAGCGGTGTTCAAGAGATTGAACGGCGGCTTGTGGGCGGACCCGTGCGCGAAGCCTTGGTGCTGTCCACATGCAACCGGGTGGAAATCCTGGTTGTCGGTGAACCCGACGCCGAGGAAAAGGCTCTGGCGACATGGGCCGAGACCTGTGACGCCTCCCCCGATGATCTCCGGTCCCATGTTTACATTCACCGCGATCTCGAGGCCGTTTCCCACGTATTTTCCGTGGCTGCCAGCCTCGACTCCATGGTGGTGGGCGAACCCCAAATCCTGGGGCAACTCAAAGATTCCTACCGCGCCGCCGTGGAAACCGGCTCGGCGCGGGTGGTCATCAACCGGCTTTTGCACAAATCATTCTTCGCCGCCAAGCGGGTCCGCAACGAGACCCAGGTCGCCTCCTCGGCCGTGTCCATCAGCTACGCCGCGGTGGAACTGGCCAAGAAAATCTTCGGCGAACTGAAGGGCAAGCGGGCCATGCTCATCGGGGCGGGTGAAATGGCCGAGTTGGCCGCCCAGCACATGCTGCGCTCCGGTGTGGAACACATCACCGTGGTCAACCGCACCCTGGCCCGGGCCGAGGAACTGGCCGCCCGCTTCCAGGGCGCGCCCGCGCCCATCGAGGACCTCTACGACATGCTGCCCCAGGCGGACATCGTGGTCACATCCACCGGCAGCCCAACGGCCGTAGTCACAGCCAAGGAAATGCGCCCGGTACTCAAGAAACGGCGCAACAGCCCCATGTTTTTCATCGACATTGCAGTGCCCCGCGACGTGGATCCGGACGTGAACATGCTAGACAACGTCTATCTCTACGACATCGACGACCTCAAGGAGGTGGTCGAGGAGAACATGGCCTCGCGGCGCGAGGAGGCGGACCGGGCGCGCGAAATCATCGAGCAGGAGACTACGATCTTCGCGGACTGGCTTCGCTCGCTGGATTTGCATCCCACCATCCGCGACCTCATGGAATCCGGCGAGGATCTGGCCCTGCGCGAGTTGAGCAAAACGCTGCGCCGCCTTGGGCCCAAGAGCGAGGAGGAACGCGAGGCCCTGGAGACCCTGGTTCTCTCGGTGGCCCGCAAGCTCTACCACGAGCCGGTGCGGTTTTTGAAACGCCGGGCCATGGAGGAAGGCGCGGCCGAGCGCTTCATCGACCTGGCCAGGCGGATGTTCAACCTCGACGACGAGGAACCGCCCGAGGACGCCCACGCCGACCGCAAGCGGCATGGACAGGACACCGGCCACACAAAATCAGGCAATTGCGAGTAA
- a CDS encoding TrkH family potassium uptake protein has protein sequence MRWKFILHLIGVLVISIGLCMVFPVLFSLYYGQGDLDPLLQSMAITVGSGLLLFLGTRGANKQAAMSHREGMIITGLGWFAAGAFGSLPFLFSGEFASLTDAVFESFSGFTTTGASILTDIEALPRGLLFWRSFTHWLGGMGIIVLSLAILPFLGVGGMQLYRAEVPGPVPDKLKPRIKDTALTLWKVYLFFSALEAALLLLGGMSLFDALCHTFGTMATGGFSTRNASIAAFDSAYIQYVITLFMLLAGINFSLHYRLLRGKPLALWRDPECRTFLGLFAACLVIMVSCTYGDTYDSFWDSLRFGSFQVASILTTTGYATADYELWLPLCQIILLFLMFVGGSAGSTGGGMKVMRLMLLVKSSYKELMRLIHPRAVLHVKFGRKVVSDDVTRGIWGFFILWLLLFALGALTVAATGVDVMSSFAASLACIGNIGPGVGLVGPTDNYAFMSDFAKWVLILLMVLGRLEIYTIIILFIPEFWRK, from the coding sequence GTGCGCTGGAAATTCATCCTGCACCTCATCGGGGTGCTGGTTATCAGCATCGGCCTATGCATGGTCTTTCCGGTGCTGTTTTCCCTGTATTACGGGCAGGGAGACCTGGACCCCCTGCTACAGAGCATGGCGATCACCGTTGGGAGCGGGCTGCTGCTCTTCCTTGGCACCAGAGGGGCCAACAAACAGGCCGCCATGAGCCACCGCGAAGGAATGATCATCACCGGGCTGGGGTGGTTCGCCGCCGGGGCATTCGGCTCCTTGCCGTTTCTTTTTTCCGGCGAGTTCGCCAGTCTAACCGACGCGGTATTCGAATCATTCTCCGGTTTCACCACCACCGGAGCTTCCATCCTTACGGATATCGAGGCGTTGCCCAGGGGGCTGCTCTTTTGGCGCAGTTTCACCCATTGGCTGGGAGGCATGGGGATCATCGTGCTGTCCCTGGCCATTCTTCCTTTTCTCGGCGTGGGCGGCATGCAGCTTTACAGAGCCGAGGTTCCGGGGCCGGTCCCTGACAAGCTCAAACCGCGTATCAAGGACACGGCGCTGACCCTGTGGAAGGTCTATCTGTTTTTTTCCGCCCTGGAAGCCGCACTACTTCTGCTCGGCGGCATGAGCCTTTTCGACGCCCTTTGCCACACCTTCGGCACCATGGCCACGGGCGGCTTCTCCACCCGCAACGCATCCATCGCGGCGTTCGACAGCGCCTACATCCAGTACGTCATCACCCTGTTCATGCTGCTCGCGGGCATTAATTTCTCGTTGCATTACCGCTTGCTGCGGGGCAAACCGCTGGCTTTATGGCGCGACCCGGAATGTCGCACGTTCCTGGGCCTCTTCGCGGCCTGCCTGGTCATCATGGTGAGCTGCACCTACGGGGACACATATGATTCGTTCTGGGATTCCCTGCGCTTCGGCTCCTTCCAGGTGGCCTCCATCCTGACCACCACAGGATACGCCACGGCCGACTACGAGCTGTGGCTGCCGCTGTGTCAGATCATCCTGCTTTTCCTCATGTTTGTGGGCGGGTCGGCCGGCTCCACCGGTGGCGGCATGAAGGTCATGCGGCTCATGCTGCTGGTCAAGTCGTCCTACAAGGAACTCATGCGTCTCATACATCCCCGGGCCGTTCTGCACGTCAAGTTCGGGCGAAAGGTGGTCTCCGACGATGTGACGCGGGGCATCTGGGGATTCTTCATCCTCTGGCTGCTGCTCTTTGCCCTGGGGGCGTTGACGGTGGCCGCCACCGGAGTGGACGTCATGTCCTCCTTCGCGGCTTCTTTGGCCTGCATCGGCAACATCGGACCCGGCGTGGGCCTTGTGGGACCCACGGATAATTACGCATTCATGTCGGATTTCGCCAAATGGGTGCTGATTCTACTGATGGTGCTGGGAAGGCTGGAAATCTACACCATCATCATCCTCTTCATCCCCGAGTTCTGGCGCAAGTAA